The Oncorhynchus mykiss isolate Arlee chromosome 20, USDA_OmykA_1.1, whole genome shotgun sequence genomic sequence ACGGTGGCTTCAGGGTGGATTTAAACCCACTTTAATACAGGACAGGTCAGATAAACCTACTTTAATACAGGACAGGTCAGATAAACCTactttaatacagggacaggtcaGATAAACCTactttaatacagggacaggtcaGATAAACCTACTTTAATACAGGACAGGTCAGATAAATCTACTTTAATACAGGACAGGTCGGATAAACCTACTTTAATACAGGACAGGTCAGATAaactactttaatacaggacaGGTCAGATAAACCTactttaatacagggacaggtcaGATAAACCTACTTTAATACAGGACAGGTCAGATAAACCCACTTTAATACAGGAACAGGTCAGATAAACACCCTTTAATACAGGACAGGTCAGATAAATCCcctttaatacagggacaggtcaGATAAACACcctttaatacagggacaggtcaGATAAACCTACTTTAATACAGGACAGGTCAGATAAACCCCCTTTAATACAGGACAGGTCAGATAAACACcctttaatacagggacaggtcaGATAAACACcctttaatacagggacaggtcaGATCAACCTACTTTAATACAGGACAGGTCAGATAAACACCCTTTAATACAGGACAGGTCAGATAAACCTACTTTAATACAGGACAGGTCAGATAAACACCCTTTAATACAGGACAGGTCAGATAAATCCCCTTTAATAAAGGACAGGTCAGATAAACCTACTTTAATACAGGACAGGTCAGATAAACACCCTTTAATACAGGACAGGTCAGATAAACCTACTTTAATACAGGACAGGTCAGATAAACCCCCTTTAATACAGGACAGGTCAGATAAACCTACTTTAATACAGGACAGGTCAGATAAACCTactttaatacagggacaggtcaGATAAACACCCTTTAATACAGGACAGGTCAGATAAATCCCCTTTAATACAGGACAGGTCAGATAAACCCCCTTTAATACAGGACAGGTCAGATAAACCCcctttaatacagggacaggtcaGATAAACCCcctttaatacagggacaggtcaGATAAACCCCCTTTAATACAGGACAGGTCAGATAAACACCCTTTAATACAGGACAGGTCAGATAAACACCCTTTAATACTGGACAGGTCAGATAAACCTACTTTAATACAGGACAGGTCAGATAAACCTACTTTAATACAGGACAGGTCAGATAAACACCCTTTAATACAGGACAGGTCAGATAAACCTactttaatacagggacaggtcaGATAAACCTactttaatacagggacaggtcaGATAAACCTACTTTAATACAGGACAGGTCAGATAAACCTactttaatacagggacaggtcaGATAAACCTACTTTAATACAGGACAGCTCCATGACATACTTAGCTGTGATCCAGAGAGCAGGTGTCAATCAGATTACTGTACTTCATTTATTGGTACATTTGCACAGATAATGTATTTTTGCTTTTCCAGTACccaagctgacacacacacacacacacacacacacacacacacacacacacacacacacacacacacacacacacacacacacacacacacacacacacacacacacacacacacacacacgtaggggTCAAGTGCACAACAGCAGTAGGTATTATACAGGATATTGAAGCTGGTAACCTTGAGGCTACTGCCACCGCCATTACATATACCTAACTATTTATCTGTTGTAATGAATTCAGGAGGGGGCAGCCCTGACTGGGACTCAAACCTGGGTCGAGCAACTGTCTAGCCTACATCTTAACCGCTACACCAAGAGGTCCGAACCTCTTGACAAGGTCGCTAGGTGTTGAGTTAAAGTCGCTACATTTACCGCTTCCTTTCAGGTGAGCTGTCCCCACCCTCTCTACAACAGGTTCGTCACATGTACACACCATGGCCATCAAAGGCtccatcccacttctgacactaGTGTAGCAATTATATGCAGGTCTCAAACCCTGTTCTGCTAGCCCCACCGGCTAGCTACTGCTCCAATAAGGGTTACAACAATGTActgtaccagttaaaagtttggacacacctactcattccaggatttgtctttatttattttttttactgttttctacattgtagaataatagtgaagacatcaaaactatgaaataacacatatggaatcatgtagtaaccccccccccccccccccaaaaaaaaaagtgttcaaatccaatccaaatatattttatagtagccaccctttgccttgatgacagctctgcacactctatGCTAGCTACTGTTCCAAAAAGGGTTacgacaatatatatatatatatgcatgtctttaaaaaataaaatgatgctGTTGTGGCCATATTGTAGCACCTATAACGACTCCAACGTTCTAGGTGTTCCTGACGTCACTTGTCAATCAGTTAGCGTATAATTGCACTGACACGGCCGCAGGAGCTGTTATTTCCCCGTGGTGACCAGAGATGTTCACAGAGAAACGTTTTAAGGTCGTTTTTGATACATGCTTGCGTAATGAATAATGTTCTTAGAATAGAGCAATTTGCGTGTTTCCTACTACTATGAATGTGCGCTCTGCGCGGAGGATGCAGATTAGTCATTTACATCACACATGCACATCTGTGCGTAGGCCTGTAGGCTATGTCATTTTACGGGGTTGCAAGTTCACGGATAAGAACCAACCAGCATGTTCGTGGATGCAGATGGAACTttcaacaacagcaacatgaaatCCTATGTGATGGAGAAAGCGAAAGAGCCCGGTGCAACAAATATGATTTCGGAGGCGCTCGTTGCACACTTGCTGAAGATTGCGCAAGAGGCGGCGGAGGCAGTATCCGCCACTTCGCAGTCTTCAACTCTGCTGATGGAGAATGGGACTCGGTGTGGGGAGCAAATTCTGAACTACGACAAGGTGGAGAAGGTATTTATTGGAGGGATTCTCACCATGCTCACGCTGTTTACTATCTGCGGGAACTTGCTGGTGGTGATTTCGGTGTGCTTCGTGAAAAAGTTGCGGCAGCCGTCCAACTATCTGATAGTGTCTCTGGCGGTTGCCGACCTTTCAATCGCGCTGGCAGTTATGCCGTTTGTCAGTATAACGGACCTTATTGGGGGGCAATGGGTTTTTGGCCAAGTCTTCTGCAATGTTTTTATTGCCATGGACGTGATGTGTTGCACTGCATCCATAATGACGTTGTGCGTAATTAGCATAGACAGGTAAGTGTCATTCCAATGCCTATTACCTGCATAGAAGGAAACGTATTGTTTGTGTAGTGTGACAAGGTGAAAGCCGTTTTAATATGACGGTTAATTATGCATTTAATTGTTAAATTGAGTCTTACATTTTTGTTTCGTGTTTTTTACACACATACTTGATGAAATCGTGTTTTATAAGCCAATGTGGGCACCAATtggtgtatcaaatcaaatgtatttatatagcctcaggagtaaatgtcagttggcttttcatagccgatcattaagagtatctctaccactcctgctgtctctagagagttaaaaacagcaggtctgggacaggcagcacgtctggtgaacaggtcaggattccatagccgcaggcagaacagttgaaactggagcagcagcacagccaggtggactgaggacagcaaggagtcatcatgccaggtagtcctgaggcatggtcctagggctcaggtcctcagagagaaataaagagaattagagagagcatacttaaattcacacaggacaccggatagaacaggagaagtactccagatataacagactgaccctagccccccgacacataaactactgcagcataaatactggaggctgagacaggaggggtcgggagacactgtggccccatccgatgatacccccggacagggctaaacaggcaggatataaccccacccactttgccaaaacacagcccctcacaccactagagggatatcttcaaccaccaacttaccatcctgagacaaggccgagtatagcccacaaagatctccgccacggcacaacccaagggggggcgccaacccagacaggaagatcacttgTAGGCTACTAAATAAAagatataatttaaaaaacaaatgaacaCTGACATTTTCATAGTGAATTAAGTGGGTAGCACTCTTGCCTCCAAAACCATATGTTAATTAACCCCTTGCAGTTCGATCCCCACATGAGCCCTATACACATTTTTGCGGGTCCCGCTACTGTATGGTCTCCTACCCTGTcataaacataataaaaacatgtAAGGAGTTCGGGAATTTCAATCTCCTTTTAAAACAAATTATAGCGTAGCCCTAgtaacaggctacattataatAAGATTGTTATACGATCTTATTATAATTGCTATAGTTATTTTGGTGTGAATTACTCCCCAATGTTTGTCTTCCTTTGGAAGTTCCTTGCTGTTCATCCAATGTATTTACAGTAATATGTATCTGTATGTATAAACAGTTAATTTGTTGCTTACAGCTAATTAATCAAATGCTTATTTTGTTGTCCGTTTTGAGGTACCTGGGCATAACCAAGCCTCTGACCTACCCTGTGAGACAGAATGGCTGTTGCATGGCCAAGATGGTGGTGTCCGTGTGGCTTCTGTCCGCCTCCATCACCTTGCCCCCCCTCTTCGGCTGGGCCCAGAATGTAAACGACAACAAGGTGTGTCTGATCAGCCAGGACTTTGGTTACACCATCTACTCCACCTCAGTGGCGTTCTACATCCCCGTATCCGTCATGCTCATTATGTACTACCGCATCTACCGCGCCGCCAAGCTCAGCGCCGCCAAGCACACCATCACGGGCTTCCCGCGGGTCGGGGAGGAGGAGGCgcgggggggagaggaggaagccatggaggaacaggaggaggacagCGTGGACTGTGTGTCGGCCGCTCTGAGGCTCCACagggaggtggaggagtgcaCGCGATTCTCCCGGCTCGTGAGGAGCAACCGGAGGAACATGTCCATCTTCAAGCGGGAGCAGAAGGCAGCAGCCACCCTGGGGATCGTGGTAGGGGCCTTCAGTGTCTGCTGGATGCCTTTCTTCTTACTGTCCACGGCCAGACCCTTCATCTGCAGGGCGGACTGCCCTAGCTGTGTGCCCTTGTGGGTGGAGAGGACCCTGTTGTGGCTGGGCTATGCCAACTCCCTCCTCAACCCTTTCATTTACGCCTTCTTCAACAGGGACCTGAGGACCACCTACAGCAACCTGCTGCGCTGTCGTTATCGCAACATCAACCGCAAGCTGTCCGCCGTCGGGATGCAACAAGCCCTCAAACGGGTGGATAAGACAGACTCTGTTATCTAAATGGTGTtattgttgtggtgttgtgggaGCTGCCACACTGAGCACTAGAGTCGACCACGTTCTCTCAATGACAATAGGTCAATGTTATCTGCCTGCCTGGTCCTCTACTTAAGATCGTGCATGTCCAGACACAGTCTAGACCTTATTGGTCAGGTCTGATTTATGAAACAACTAAGAATCTATCCTTCCATCTGAATGTGAGTCCATGGTCATTGGCTTTGTGTCCGTGACGTTACGGTGCTTTTATCCTGGGCATTTCTCAGTTGTGCTGTGGTTGTGTAGCGTGGTTCGTTCTGCGTTGTGTACTTTTAATTAGGACGCTGCCACAACTGGAGGTCTGCTGGTTGAATTCTTTTTATTTgccctgcacacgaagagacagcacacaatattttagcccttggcacaGTTACAGCTCTCAGGCACCTTGCTAGCCGAAGGTCAGGCAAAATGAAATGACAGGTTCTGTGTGCACACATTCAATGCACAACAGCACTCAATACAATACAAGCAAAATGATACCGTACATAATTTGGACAAAGTAAAAGACATACCTGCACatgaagagacaacacacattatgttaacccttggcgcggtcctagctctcaggcacctgcgCAAGCACACggacactcactcaaacactgtCCCAAGTACTCACAAGTTACAATAGATACCCTAGTTAGCGAGCTTTGTGAAACTTGTTAACATAAATCTTTATATTATCCACATTGTAACAAACTTATGGTAGCATAACAGTATATTGTATAACATTATGACGGTTTTATATTAAACAATTTCGGAGCCAAGGACAACGTACCTTGCTAGCCGAAG encodes the following:
- the LOC110499499 gene encoding 5-hydroxytryptamine receptor 7-like: MFVDADGTFNNSNMKSYVMEKAKEPGATNMISEALVAHLLKIAQEAAEAVSATSQSSTLLMENGTRCGEQILNYDKVEKVFIGGILTMLTLFTICGNLLVVISVCFVKKLRQPSNYLIVSLAVADLSIALAVMPFLINQMLILLSVLRYLGITKPLTYPVRQNGCCMAKMVVSVWLLSASITLPPLFGWAQNVNDNKVCLISQDFGYTIYSTSVAFYIPVSVMLIMYYRIYRAAKLSAAKHTITGFPRVGEEEARGGEEEAMEEQEEDSVDCVSAALRLHREVEECTRFSRLVRSNRRNMSIFKREQKAAATLGIVVGAFSVCWMPFFLLSTARPFICRADCPSCVPLWVERTLLWLGYANSLLNPFIYAFFNRDLRTTYSNLLRCRYRNINRKLSAVGMQQALKRVDKTDSVI